One Peptostreptococcus equinus genomic window carries:
- the rpoD gene encoding RNA polymerase sigma factor RpoD translates to MAKENKKLVINKEAQKKLFEKGKKEGAVSLMDIMEAFQDSEMNKEVAENLYETLGNLGIEVVNDKELKASIDLTEPDDLDIKSIDKDIDEKKEKESEPAEISVPKGVSIDDPVRMYLKEIGKIPLLKPHEEVDYAKRMSEGDQFAKQKLVEANLRLVVSIAKRYVGRGMLFLDLIQEGNLGLIKAVEKFDYKKGYKFSTYATWWIRQAITRAIADQARTIRIPVHMVETINKLIRVSRQLLQELGRDPKPEEIAKEMNMTEDKVREIMKIAQDPVSLETPIGEEEDSHLGDFIPDEDAPAPAEAAAYSLLKEQIEEVLCTLNEREQKVLKLRFGLEDGRARTLEEVGKEFDVTRERIRQIEAKALRKLRHPSRSKKLRDYLD, encoded by the coding sequence ATGGCAAAAGAAAATAAAAAATTAGTAATAAATAAAGAAGCTCAAAAAAAACTTTTTGAAAAAGGTAAAAAAGAAGGCGCAGTATCACTTATGGATATTATGGAGGCTTTTCAAGACAGCGAAATGAACAAAGAAGTAGCTGAGAATTTATATGAAACCTTAGGTAATTTAGGTATAGAAGTGGTAAATGACAAAGAACTAAAAGCCAGCATAGATTTAACTGAACCCGATGATTTAGATATTAAGTCTATTGATAAAGATATTGATGAGAAAAAAGAAAAAGAAAGTGAGCCAGCGGAAATAAGTGTACCTAAAGGTGTATCAATTGATGATCCAGTGAGAATGTACTTAAAAGAAATAGGTAAGATACCTCTTCTTAAACCACATGAAGAAGTAGATTATGCTAAAAGAATGTCTGAAGGTGATCAATTTGCTAAGCAAAAGTTGGTAGAAGCGAATTTAAGACTTGTTGTAAGTATAGCAAAAAGGTATGTTGGTAGAGGTATGTTGTTCTTAGACTTAATTCAGGAAGGTAATCTTGGTTTAATAAAAGCTGTAGAAAAATTCGACTATAAAAAGGGTTATAAATTTTCAACATATGCTACTTGGTGGATTAGACAGGCTATAACTAGAGCTATAGCTGATCAGGCACGTACAATCAGAATACCTGTTCATATGGTAGAAACTATCAATAAACTTATTAGAGTATCTAGACAGCTATTGCAGGAATTAGGAAGAGATCCTAAACCAGAAGAAATAGCTAAGGAAATGAATATGACTGAAGATAAAGTAAGAGAAATAATGAAAATTGCTCAGGACCCTGTTTCACTTGAAACTCCGATTGGAGAAGAAGAAGATAGTCACTTAGGAGATTTTATACCTGATGAAGATGCTCCTGCACCAGCAGAAGCTGCTGCATATTCTCTTTTAAAGGAACAAATAGAAGAAGTTTTATGTACCTTAAATGAAAGAGAGCAAAAGGTGTTAAAATTAAGATTTGGACTTGAAGATGGTAGAGCGAGAACCCTAGAAGAGGTTGGAAAAGAATTTGATGTTACTAGAGAAAGAATACGTCAAATAGAAGCTAAAGCTCTTAGAAAACTAAGACATCCAAGTAGGTCAAAAAAGCTTAGAGATTATTTAGATTAA